Proteins encoded within one genomic window of Arachis ipaensis cultivar K30076 chromosome B08, Araip1.1, whole genome shotgun sequence:
- the LOC107611531 gene encoding uncharacterized protein LOC107611531 — protein sequence MLLKPLPDVNTVLAMLTQQERQLHSNFMDTKIVANSMEVQHSSSNNLTSRGRGRGRNSGRGTQASKGYGRGYTSKLCTYCNRIGHLVDNCYKKNDFPAHLKQKSANHISTERAIEDSSAELIDSGQDDKSNETVLVLTPDQKETLIALLQQLLMTAPTSVNHITSSATLTQPKGKHILSACFHKTSWIIDSGAIDHACYIQEFLKTFFHIKLV from the coding sequence ATGCTTTTAAAGCCTTTGCCTGATGTCAATACTGTCCTGGCCATGCTAACACAGCAAGAACGCCAGCTCCATTCGAATTTCATGGATACTAAAATAGTTGCAAACTCCATGGAAGTGCAACACTCTTCGAGCAACAACCTTACCTCAAGAGGCAGAGGACGAGGCAGAAATTCAGGACGAGGTACACAAGCTTCTAAAGGCTATGGCAGAGGGTATACTTCCAAGCTGTGCACTTATTGCAACCGAATTGGTCATTTGGTTGATAATTGTTATAAGAAGAATGATTTTCCTGCACACTTGAAGCAGAAATCTGCAAATCATATCAGCACTGAAAGGGCAATTGAGGATTCCAGTGCTGAGCTAATTGATTCTGGTCAAGATGATAAGAGTAATGAGACAGTGCTTGTCTTGACTCCTGATCAGAAGGAAACGTTAATAGCTCTGCTCCAGCAACTACTCATGACAGCTCCAACTAGTGTGAACCACATTACTTCTTCAGCCACCCTCACTCAACCAAAAGGTAAACATATTTTGAGTGCATGTTTTCATAAAACCTCTTGGATAATTGACAGTGGTGCCATTGATCATGCTTGCTATAtccaagaatttttgaaaacctTCTTTCATATAAAACTAGTTTAA